The following are from one region of the Vitis riparia cultivar Riparia Gloire de Montpellier isolate 1030 chromosome 14, EGFV_Vit.rip_1.0, whole genome shotgun sequence genome:
- the LOC117930986 gene encoding F-box/kelch-repeat protein At3g27150 yields the protein MSRGKENEIEDEEEKSLCMCDSNLRNRRGVLDGDSGNGCWASSSSPPPEKIRARGTVRRLDPSRNGFSSGECRVGSSSAVDTQDADYSDGPSLSYEVEGLILARVPRSEYWKFCFVNKRYLTLLKSGELFKIRREIGVEESSVFMLASGETSWWAFDRQFESRRRLPILPSDPCFTSADKESVCAGTHLIVSGREFEGVVIWRYELAMNKWFKGPSMLNPRCMFASANCGTFACVAGGISMVSTKEVLNSAEIYNPDNKSWDTLPRMNKRRKHCSGCYMDNKFYVIGGQDEKGEGLTCGEAYDEDRKAWDLIPDMLKDAPVSTSESPPLVAVVNNDLYSLEASSNELKVYLKKTNSWRRLGTVPVRADFNRGWGVAFKSLGNKLLVIGASSVSFAGHGMTIYTCCPDPDAEELLWKPLDSGRNRLSHFILNCSIMIA from the coding sequence ATGTCCAGAGGAAAAGAAAACGAAATAGAGGATGAAGAGGAGAAGAGTTTATGTATGTGTGATTCTAATCTTAGAAATAGGAGAGGTGTGCTTGATGGGGATTCAGGTAATGGCTGTTGGGCGAGTTCCAGTAGTCCTCCGCCTGAAAAGATTAGGGCTCGTGGGACTGTAAGGAGATTGGACCCGAGTCGGAATGGATTCTCTTCCGGCGAGTGCAGGGTTGGTAGTTCGTCAGCTGTAGATACTCAGGATGCAGATTACTCTGATGGTCCCTCTCTCAGCTATGAAGTAGAGGGTCTGATCTTAGCTAGGGTCCCTAGATCAGAATATTGGAAGTTTTGCTTTGTGAACAAGCGGTACTTAACTCTTTTGAAGAGCGGTGAACTCTTTAAGATTAGGAGAGAGATTGGGGTCGAAGAATCGTCTGTTTTTATGTTAGCGAGTGGGGAAACTAGTTGGTGGGCATTTGATAGGCAATTTGAATCTCGTAGGAGGCTACCAATTTTACCATCAGATCCATGTTTCACATCAGCGGATAAAGAGTCGGTCTGCGCGGGGACCCATCTTATTGTTTCAGGCAGGGAGTTTGAAGGTGTTGTTATATGGAGGTACGAACTGGCAATGAACAAATGGTTCAAGGGTCCTTCCATGCTCAACCCAAGATGCATGTTTGCTTCTGCCAACTGTGGTACCTTTGCTTGTGTAGCGGGTGGGATCAGTATGGTGAGTACTAAGGAAGTACTAAATTCTGCTGAAATATATAATCCAGATAATAAATCATGGGACACCCTTCCAAGAATGAACAAGAGGAGGAAGCATTGCTCAGGCTGTTACATGGATAACAAATTCTATGTGATCGGTGGGCAAGACGAAAAGGGTGAAGGTCTTACTTGTGGAGAAGCATATGACGAGGATAGAAAAGCATGGGACTTGATCCCAGACATGTTAAAAGATGCCCCAGTTTCAACTTCTGAATCTCCCCCTCTTGTTGCAGTTGTGAACAATGATCTCTACTCTCTAGAAGCTTCTTCGAATGAGCTGAAGGTGTATTTGAAGAAGACTAATTCATGGAGGCGGCTGGGAACAGTCCCCGTCAGAGCTGATTTTAATAGAGGATGGGGTGTTGCGTTCAAGTCTCTAGGCAACAAGCTGCTAGTTATAGGCGCATCCTCAGTTTCTTTTGCAGGTCATGGCATGACTATATACACTTGCTGCCCCGATCCTGATGCTGAAGAGTTGCTGTGGAAGCCTCTTGACAGTGGCAGAAACCGGCTTAGTCATTTTATCCTAAATTGTTCCATCATGATAGCTTGA